A segment of the Blastocatellia bacterium genome:
CACCACCCTCGTGCGGGTGAACCCGGTTACGAACGCCTTCTCCCGTCCCGATGACAACCCGCTCGAGCCTCGGCCACACAGCGGCTGAGGAGAGAACGGAGCAAGAGTCACGCTCTCATCGTGCTTCTTCGATGATCTCCAGCACGATGCGTTCGACCTCTGCCGCGATCTCTTCGATCCCCGCCCGGGGGAAGAACTGGACGAGCGACGTCGGAAGCAACGTACTGATGTGCGTCTGCCCCTGTTGGGTGTAAACGCTGATGGGACAGGGGAGCATGAGCGAAATTTTCACATCTTTATCGAGCACCTGGCTGGCATAGCGGGCATTGCAGATTTCGATGATCTTGAGCGGCTCGCGGGGGAATCCTTTCTCCGTCAGCATCGCCGCCACATCATGCGTGTGCAGGACGCGAAATCCTTTCTCGGCAGCCTTTTGCTCGATGGCCGCCACGGCTTCATCGAACGATTTGCTGGTCGTCACTGTCTTCTCAAAAGCATCCATCGTTGCCCTCCCTGGCTTCTCGTCGTTGTCGCACGTTCCCCTCTAAAAAAGCGAAGATAACATAGCGCACAAAGACAGCCGTGCGCCACACCTCTCAGCGTGGTGAGAGCGCATTCGGTCCCTCAGTCCTCGTTGAACCCAAAGGCGCTCTCGGGGCGGCCACCGAATCGGATAAAAAGACTCGGACAGTCGGAAGTGAGAGCTGGCGAGCTGGAGGTCAAGACCGAGAAGGTCAAAATTGATCTCCTGGCGGAGAGCGCCAGAACGAAATGGTATTTCGCCGCGACCGCTTTGATCGTCGCTTCGGGAGTTCCTCGCCAAGATGTTTGCTTATTTTTTCAGGCAGCCAGCGAGCGTCCCGCCGAGTGAACGAGGAGGAAGAAACACGTCTCCCGGTTCGGAGGGAGGCCGGGTGTGACGGTCGCTTTTCGGGGCGAGCCCGGTTTCCGGTGATGGTCGGTCTCGCTCCGGGCCATTAAAATGTCTTGCGACTATCGAGGAGCAACGTTACGGGTCCGTCGTTAAGCAATTCGACATCCATCATCTCCTGAAACATGCCGGTCTCCACCCGCAAGGGGGACCGTTTCACCCGCTCGACAAAATAGTCGTAGAGGGCTCGCGCCATCTCCGGCGGGGCGGCCTCGCTGTAGGAAGGTCGGCGTCCTCTTCGACAGTCTCCATAGAGCGTGAACTGTGAGACGACGAGCACACCACCGCCGACATCCAGGACCGACCGATTCATCTTGCCCTGCTCGTCGTCAAAGATTCGCAGATTGACGATCTTGTCAACGAGATAGTCCGCATCAGCCGGGGTGTCCCCCACTCCCACACCGAGGAGGACGAGCACTCCGGGACCGATCTCCCCGACGACGATGTCATTGACGCGCACGCGCGCCCACTTCACTCGCTGAACCACGGCCCGCATAGTCACCCTCTCGATTCGTTCCCCAGAAAACCGCTGTCATGGTAAATCATCCCGGCGACAGGAACAAGATGTGATCTCTCACAGAGGGCGGGCGCACTCTTGACAGAGGAGCGACGGGCTGGATAGCGTAGTCGTGATGAAACGAGCGGAGATCACGCCGATAGGGATCGTTCGGTCGGAGGCCAAGGACCGCGAGTTTATGACGACGTTCGGTCTGCCTGCGGTCGTTGACGTTTTCCCCGAGTATGCCGAAGGGTTGCGCCATCTGGAGAAGCACAGCCATCTGTGGGTCCTGGCCTGGCTGCACGAAGCTGATCGAACGCGCCTTCTGGTCACGCCGCGAGGCGTCACGGACCGAAGCGAAGCGGGACTCCACGGTGTCTTCGCCGTGCGATCCCCGACCCGACCGAATCCGATCGCCATGACGGCCGCCCGCATCGTTCGCATCGAAGGGACGCGCATTCATCTCGACCGCCTCGATTTCATTGACGGCACCCCGGTGATTGATCTCAAACCCTACTTTCGCAGCCGCGATGCCATTTACGCGGCGCGCAACATTCAGATCGGTCGTCCCGCCAACCGACAGGCGCTTTTGGAATCGCTCCTCTACCAGGCCGAGAATTTTCATGGCGAACGATGTGGGGGGCTGGCGCTGGGGGCTCGATTGGTCGAACACCTGCGGTCGCAATTTTTCGATTATGCCGAGCTGGACACCTGTCGAGCGCGCGTGCCGGCGTCATCCGGATGCCTGATTGATTCGGTCATGATGCTCGTCCGTGTGACACCGGGTCGCGCGACGCTCCAATTTCATGAGGAGAACACCGTCCTGTTTCTCACGCCGCAGGGAAACTATGAGTATCGCCTGCATGAACCCGGCCGGCGCTGGTCCGACTGGAATGATTTGCCGTTTGACGACGTCGTGAGCGCCGAGGAGGCAACTCTTTTTTCGGTCACCGTCGGTCGCCCCTCCTCCACCGGATGATGTCGGGATTTTCTCAATCGCGCCATGGAATACGACGATCACCAACTGATCGAGGACCTGAAGCAGGCTCGAGAGGAGGCGTTCGATAAGTTTCTCGACCGCTATGGAGACCGCCTCTATCGTTTCGCCGCCCGCATGTGCCGCAATGAGGAAGACGCTCGCGATGTCGTTCAGGAAACGTTGATTGCCCTCTTCCGCTCGCTCAAGACCTATCGCGGCGAAGGTCGGTTTCAAACCTGGCTCTTCACCATCGCCAGCAACGCCTGTCGGAAAATGAAACGACGGGGCAAGTTTGATCCCGACGAGGAGATCTCCCTCGATCAGTTCCTGCCGGGAGATCAAGAGACGGCGAGGATTTTTGATGTTGCGGATGAATCGCCCACGCCCGAGGCCGCTCTGCTCAACGCCGAGCTGAAAGCCGTCGTGGAGGCGGCGATTGCCGATCTCCCTCCGAAGTATCGGATCGTGCTGGTGCTCCGAGATATGGAGCAGCTTTCCACCGACGAGGTGGCTCAGATTCTTCGCCTGAGTCCCGAAGCGGTGAAGTCGCGGCTCCATCGGGCCCGACTCTCCGTGCGTCAGAAGCTCATGCAGTATTGGCGGGCCCACCGAGTCCAGCCCCCGGGAATGACAGGCTCCCTTCTCCATTAAGGGTGAGGTGTGACGCGGACGCCGCGAATGTCCAGCATGCCGGATCGAAAAAGGGCACGGTGATCGGGTCGGCATCCATCCCCGATCCCTCACCGGCGAGGCAGGAATCGAGTTGACATTTCCCGGCAGTCTTCCTACTCTGAGTGGGGACTGTCCTGGTCGTTATGAAGAAGAAAATCCTGTTTGTCTGCACATCGAACCAGCACCGCTCGCCAACGGCGCAATCGCTGCTGGCTCGTCATCCCCGCTATGAAGCACGATCCGCAGGGATCTCTTCGCTCTCGGCCCAGGTTGTGACGCGGGAGCTGCTTGAGTGGGCCGATTTGATCTTCGTCATGGATGAGCAGTTCGATCACCATCGCCGGTATCTGCTGGAGATGTTTCCCGATCTGCCGGGGCTGGCCGATAAGATCATCGTGCTGGGGATTCCTGACATCTACCAGCGAGACGATCCCGAGCTGGTCCGCCGCCTTCGAGAAAAGCTCGCCCGGTACCTTCCCGATCTCGATGTCGGATGGCCATGACTCCGGAAAGGCTGCGCCCCTTGAGCGTTGTCATTCCCACCTGGAATGGGCGTGCGCTGCTTGAGGAGCATTTGCCGACGGTCCTCGCGGCCGGGGAAGCTTACGAGCGAGTGAGCGCCACCCCCGTTGAGATCGTGGTGGTAGACGATGGGAGCGAGGATGATACGGCGGCGTGGCTCCGCCGGATGTATCCCCGCGTGCGGCTGATCGTGAAACCGGCCAATGACGGATTTGCCGCCGCGTGCAATGTGGGATTCCGGGAGTCTCGTCACCCGATCGTCGTGTTACTCAATAACGATGTGGCTGTCGCGCCCGATGTGTTGTTGCATCTGGCCCCCCATTTCTCCGATCCCCGGGTTTTCGCCGTCACCTGTCGGGCCCTCTGGCCCGACAGCAATCGGTTGGCCAGCGGAGGAAAAATCGGGAAGTTCGCTCGAGGCTTCTGGCGCATCCATCACAACTACGATGCCGATCCGAATCGCTCGCGCCCGCCTTATTACTCTATTGTGGCCAGCGGAGGATTCTCGGCCTTTGATCGGGAGAAGGTGATCGCCCTCGGCGGATTCGATGAGCTGCTGGGACCCTTTTATTGGGAAGATGTCGAGCTGAGTCTCCGAGCGTGGCGACGGGGCTGGACGATCCTCTATGAGCCTCGGGCGATTGTCTATCACCAAGCGAGTCGAACGATCGGTCGGTGTTTCTCTCCCGCTTACGTCAGGATGGTCAATCAGCGGAATCGTCTGCTCACGCACTGGATTCACCTTGACGACCCGCTGTGGCTTCTGGCTCATGGGGCGATGGTCCTGGTGCTCACCGCGGGAGCACTTGTGCGGGGAGATCGGGCTTTTCTTCGAGCGGTCGCCCAGGCGCTCGGACACATCCCCGAAGTGCGACGGCGACGCCGCCGCGAACGGCAGGCCGGGAAGCTCACAGGTCGGGAGATCGCTGCCTTCTTTCGTTCGGTTCGTCCCGGCTCATGAAACGAGCGTAGAGTCCGGATTCGATCGGCGCACCGTGAGCGGTCGAAAGCGGCGCGCCGACACCTGAGGATGTCATTGAGGCACCGTCCACCGGGTCGCCCAGGTTGCTGGTCAGGGGGAATATGGTGAGCTAGAATATGGCCTCGCCTGCAGATCGGTCGGTGGAGTGGAATCATCGTTGGGGGAGCAACGCAGATGGCGGAAGAGCGAGAGATGCTCCGGGCGGAACTGGCCTCGCTGGAGCAACGTCTGGCTGAACTGGCGGCGACGGCAGCCACGCCGGAAGAGCAAAAAGAGCTGAATGAACTGCGGGCGCGGGTTGAACGGCTGAAACAGGAGGTGCAGCCGCTGACGGCCATCGAACGGGTCCGACTTGCCCGTCATGATGGTCGGCCCTACACGCTCGATTTCATCAGTTATCTCTTCGAGGATTTCTCCGAGATTCACGGAGACCGGCGATTTGCCGATGATCCGGCCATCGTCTGCGGGATGGCTCGTTTTCACGGCGAGCCCGTGCTCGTCGTTGGTCACCAGAAGGGGCGAACGGTCAAGCAACGTCAGTTTCGCAATTTCGGCATGCCCAAGCCGGAAGGCTATCGTAAGGCCCTGCGCGCCATGAAGCTGGCCGAGAAGTTTGGCCGCCCTGTTTTCACCTTCATTGATACGATGGGAGCCTATCCGGGGATTGACGCCGAGGAACGAGGTCAGGCCGAGGCCATTGCCGTCAACCTCCGCGAGATGGCGCGCCTCCGTGTCCCGATCATCGTCACCATCACGGGAGAAGGAGGATCGGGCGGCGCCCTGGCCATTGGCGTCGGTGACGTGATTTACATGCTGGAAAACGCTATCTATTCGGTGATCTCTCCGGAAGGCTGCGCCGCCATCCTCTGGAAAGATGCCAGTCGCGCCGATCGCGCCGCCGAAGCGTTGAAGCTGACGGCTCAGGACCTTCTTCAGCTTGGAATCATTGACCGGATCGTGCCCGAACCTCCCGGGGGCGCTCACACCGATCATCGCCGCAGTGCCGAGATTCTCGATGGCTATCTCGCCGAGGCGCTGGCGCAGCTCAAAGACCTGCCGGTTGATGAGTTGCTCGAGCGGCGTTATCACAAGTTCCGCGTCATGGGCCACTTTATCGAAGCCTCGGAAGATTTGCTGCGCACCCTCACGGCGGGAGCATCGCCGTCCGGCGACAGCCGATGAGAGCGCCTTTCAGGACCTGGAGGACGGAGCAACGGGTGCCGTCAGTTGAGCGATGACCCGTTGACGCAGTTCTTCGAGTCGCGGGCTCACGCGAACGGGATAGGATTCCGCCCCTCGCAATCGCCGATACCGAAGCGGCAATCGCTCGAGGTTTGTCAGGAAGCGCTGGCGGATCTCCTCCAGCGTGGGGTATGCAATCACCAGTCGGCCCTCGACCATGATCCGCTCCATCAGGGGAAGGGCGCCGGGAACGGGATCATCGTCGGCCAGCGTGATGGTATCGAACAGATACGTTCCGGAGTCATCCGAGGTGCGCCAGACCTGCTTGCAGCCGGGATAGTGCGATTTCTCGGTGCTCAGCTTCATCTTATACACCTTCTCTCCGTTGACGACCTCTTCCACGAGCTTGTAGACGCCGCCGAGGGCGGGGGCATCGTAAGAGGTTGAAAGCTGCGTGCCGACGCCAAAGATGTCAATGGGGGCCCCCTCGGCGATGAGTTCCTCGATCTTGTACTCGTTCAGGTCTCCGCTGGCGACGATCTTCGTGTCCTGCATCCCGGCGGCATCGAGGATGGCTCTCACTTCCTTGCTCAACCGGCCGAGATCGCCGCTGTCGAGCCGCACGCCACGGATCTGGGGGCCGAGCATCGTCGCTTTGCGGGCGCCCTGAAGCGTATCGTAGGTATCAATCAGAAGCGTCGTCGTCTCGGGGAAAACGCGGAGGTAGGCGCGGAAGGCATCGAGTTCATCATCAAAAGCCATGTTCCAGGAATGCGCCGCGGTGCCGTAGATGGGAATGCCAAAGAGATAACCGGCTTCCACCAGAGAGGTCCCCACGCAACCGCCGATGTAAGCGGCCCGCGCCGCATAAAGAGCGGCCGTCATCCCGTGCGCTCGACGCGCACCGAACTCAATGATGGCTCGACCCCGGGCCGCATCCACCATGCGAGCGGCCTTGCTGGCAATGGAGCTTTCAAAATTGAGAAAGGACAGCGTGTACGTCTCCAGAATCTGCGCCTCGATGATCGGAGCAGTAATGCGCAGAATCGGCTCGTTGGGGAAGAAGATCGTGCCTTCGGGAATCGCCCACACCTCACCGCTGAAGCGAAAATCCTTCAAGTAGTCGAAGAAGCGATCCGACACATGACGAAAAACCGGCAGACGGCGAAGGAATTCGAGATCGGACTCGGTGAATCGCAACTCGCTCAAATACTCGATGACCTGAGCCAATCCTGCCGCCACCAGATAACTGCGATGCGGCGGCATCCATCGGACGAAGACTTCAAAGCTGGCCGGATGATCGAGCCCATTCTCGAAATAGGCCGCCGCCATCGTCAGCTCGTAGAGGTCCGTTGCCAGTGCCCGCGAACGGTGCATCATAGCTCTGTGGCCGATCTCCCCTTTCTCCGAATCGCCTGAGAATCTACACCACCCGGGAAAAACCCGTCAATGAAGTCCGCCCCTGTCCCGGACGCAGATCATTCGCTTGGGGTGATATGTTACTGCGAGAAACACCGATGGGCCCAGTAGATCAACATTATTCTTGACGGCGCGAAACTCAGGGTGCTATACATGGGCCAGCCGGATAACGGAACAGAGGTCGAGGCTATGAACGAAAAAGAAAGACTCTTTGAAAAGATCAGCCGATTGCCGTCTCTTGTTGATATGGGTGTGATTATCGAAGACCTCTCCCTCCTGGACGCCGACATGGAATGGTGGCCGCGAGACATTCGTCGCCGCGTCCTGGCCGAGGGCCTGGAGAAGCGCAAATTCTTCGCCACCCGCGAGCAGGCGCTGGAAGCGGTCGAACTCTGGATGCAGGCCAAGGAGATGTTCGGCCTGCGCCAGGTCCACCACGCCCGCCTCCTCATCAGCGAATACAATTCTTACCTGGAGCGCCTTCGTTCAGAGCCGACCGTCAAAAGTTCCTGAATCGAAGCCCTGCTCGCTGCCTCCATCGGGCAATCGGTCTTTGAAATCCATCACCCGGAGCGTCTGACCGCTCGGTTTATTCTCCGTTCATCTCCCCTGACAGGGCGGCGTTTGGCCCTTTCGGACGGTAATGGAATCTTCCCTCCCGGTTGGCTATACTCTCGGTGGCTTGCGGTGGATGCGTGTATGCTCGATGTGAAGACGCCGGTTTATAAGCTTCACCTCTACGGGATTCCCCGGCTGGGTGAAGTGCGGGCGCGTCGGTTGGCCCAAGCCCTGGCCGAGATCAACGATCTTCCCGACATTCGTCAGGTGACGGTTGAACATCTCCTGCTTTATCTTCCCATGCGCTACGAGGATCGGTCGAACCTGGCCCGCGTGGCGGATTTGAGCGAGGGGGTTGCCGCCTCCACCGAAGTCGTTGTCGTCGTCGCAGGAAGCTACGCCGTCAAGGGGGGTCAGCTCACCATCTTCGAGATCTCCGCCCGCGATGCAACCGGCCAGATTCGCGCCTTCTGGTGGAACCGAACCTGGCTGGAGAAAACTCTGGGGCGGGGGACGCGCGTGATCCTCTATGGCATCTGGCGATTCAATCGGTTCAAACACTGCTTTGAGGCGGAGAATCCCGATTTCGAGGTCTTGTCCGAGGAGGAGGCCGGTGAGCCCATTCACACCGGGCGGCGCGTTCCCGTCTATCGCAAGCTCGGTCCATTCACCACCCGACAACTGCGCACGATCATCCATCATGTTCTGGCGCAGCTTCCGCCCGACGGCGTGCCGGAGATTCTTCCCCACGAAACGCTGGCGCGACACCATCTGATCTCTCGCTACCAGGCTCTCCGCCAGATCCATTTCCCTTCGGATGAGGAACCGCTCCAGGACTATAACGAGGCGCGGTCCCCGGCGCATCGTCGCTTGATTTTCGAGGAATTCCTCCTGCTCCAGCTCGCCCTGGGGATTCGACGCCGGGAACGGGAAACGGCCCCCAAGGGGACCGTCATTCGTGTGGATGATCGCATTCGCCAGATCGTTCGGGATGTCTTGCCGTTTCGTCTCACGCCGGGGCAAAAACAGGCCCTGCGGCAGATCATCGCCGATATGTGTTCGTCCCGACCGATGAATCGCCTGTTGCAAGGTGATGTGGGGAGCGGGAAAACCATCGTGGCCGTACTGGCGATGATCGTTGCCGTGGAGAACGGGTACCAGGCGGCTCTGATGGTGCCGACGGAAATCCTCGCCGAACAGCACGCCCGAAACATCAAGCGTCTGCTCGCACGCACGCCCTATCGCGTGGAGTTGCTCACGGGCAGCCTCAAGAATGCGGAGAAACGCGACCTCTACGACGCCATCGCCGCGGGCGAGGTCCAGATCGTCATCGGGACCCATGCTCTTATTCAAGAGGGTGTGACCTTCCACAGGCTCGGTCTGGTCGTCATTGACGAGCAGCATCGTTTCGGCGTGCTCCAGCGAGCGGAACTCATCCGTCGCGGATACAATCCCGATGTGCTGGTCATGACGGCCACGCCCATTCCTCGGTCGCTGGCGATGACCGTCTATGGAGATCTCGATGTTTCGGTCATCCCCGATCTGCCGCCGGGGCGGACGCCGGTGCGAACCTTTCTCCGCACCGAAGACGCGCGTCCGGCCATTTACCATTTCATCGCCACGCAGGTGCGCGCCGGACGCCAGGTCTACATCGTCTACCCCCTCGTCGAAGAATCGGAGAAAATGGATTTGCTCAATGCCACGCAGATGGCCGAACACCTGCAGAAGGTCGTCTTCCCTCAGTTCCGCGTCGGTCTCCTTCACGGAAAGATGAAACCCGCTGAAAAAGACGACATCATGCAGCGATTCCTTCGGGGCGAGATCCACATTCTCGTCGCCACGACGGTGATCGAAGTCGGGGTGGATGTCCCGAATGCCACCGTGATGCTCATCGAGCATGCCGAACGGTTCGGCCTGGCGCAACTGCACCAGTTGCGCGGGCGCGTCGGCCGGGGTTCGGAGAAATCTTATTGCATCTTGCTCGCCCGCGACGTGAGCACGGACGAAGCCCGCGCCCGTCTGGGAATCATGGTGGAGACGACCGACGGCTTTCGCATCGCCGAAAAAGACCTGGAGATTCGCGGCCCCGGCGAATTGATGGGAACAAAGCAATCCGGTCTGCCTGTCTTCCGCATCGGCAATCTTCTGCGGGATCAACCGCTGCTGGAGGCGGCCCGTCGGGAGGCGCGGTCTCTGCTTCAACGCCGCTCGCGACCGCCGGAACTCGATGCTCTCATTTACCAGATTCGCCAGCGTCCTCAGTATGGTCTCGCTTCGGTCGGTTGAGCTGGTGTATGATTTTTTCCTATGCTGATCGTTCGATGCCCGCAATGCGGAAAGCCGGTGGAGTGGGAGGCCAGTCCATTCCGACCTTTTTGCTCCGAACGATGCAAACTCATTGATCTGGGGAAATGGGCGGCGGAAGATTATCGCATCGCCGGAGAACCGATCCCCTCATCGCCTCAGGATCATCCATCGGAATCGGAAGCCGCTCCGGATCACGATGCATCGGTGACATGACAGGAGATCGGCCCTTCCTTCGGTGGAATGTCTCATCGGAACGGCCCCTGATTTCTCCTTACCACGGAGGACGGCATCAGGGACCTCCAGGAGAACCTGCGCGAGATTTCAGCGACATCATCCATGTGCTCGCGCACGTCACGAACGATGGAAAACGGGGAGCGCGCGGGCAGGCGGGCTTCTTCGTCGAAGGCAAGATGAGCGGGCGGGAAGCCCTGCGCTCCCGGGGTATTTTCGGAGGAGGTCATCATGAGCGCCAAGAACCGAACGCGCCACGTATCGGCCGGACAGCTCGTCACCTTTCTGGTCGTCGCCGGGATGGTGCTGGCGGCAGCAGGATATTTTTACTTCGCGAGAACGAGCGGCGGCGCGCCCGCTTCGGCGGCCATTGACGGATTGCCCGGAGGTCGCGGAGTGAAACGTCCCGCTCCCGATTTCACCTTTCGCACGCTCGATGGGCGCGAGCTGACGCTCTCCCGGTATCGCGGCAAAGTTCTCGTCCTCGACTTCTGGGCGAGTTGGTGCCCACCCTGCCGCGATGAGGTTCCCGTCCTTGTCGAACTGGCCCGTCAGTACGAGGGGCGGGGAGTGGAGATCGTGGGGTTGTCGCTCGAAGATCCGGAAGAGGACATCGAAACGGTCAAGGCATTTCTGAAGGAGTACAACGTCACCTACACCGTCGGCTTTGCCACCAACGAGATGTTTTCGGCGCTGGCCGGAGAGGGCGATCTGCCCATCCCGCAAACTTTCATTTTCGATCGGGATGGACTGTTGAGGGCGCACCTCATCGGATTCGATCCGGTGAGCGATGCCGCCCGATTGAGACAAACGGTCGCACGGCTCGCCTCGGATTAGAGACGGGCACAACCGGCGCCAGAAATGCCGCAGCGGAGAAGACAATGACCCACGTTCTGGAGCGAATCATCGAGAGAGCTAAAGCCACCCGTCGCCGGATCGTCCTGCCGGAGGCCGACGATCCGCGAGTGCTGCGGGCCGGGACCATCGCCGCCGCCCAACGGATCGCCGCTATCACTTTTGTCGGCTCGGAAGAAGTCATCCGTCGGCGTGCGGCGGAACAAGGGATTGAACTGCACGACGTTGACATCGTTGACCCGGCGCAGTCGCCCGAGCTGGAGAAGTACGCCCAGCTTTATTTCGAGTTGCGACGGGCCCGGGGCGTCACGCTGGAAGAGGCCCGGCAAATCGTGCGTCAACCGCTCTATTTCGCTGACATGATGGTGAACCAGGGACGGGCCGATGGCTCTGTCGCAGGAGCCGTGAACACAACGGCGGAAACGGTCCGGGCGGCTCTTCACACCATCGGGATGCAGGACGGCTTCCGCATCATCTCCAGCTTCTTCATCATGGTCGTGCCGGACTGCCCCTATGGAGCGGATGGCGCCTTCATTTTCGCCGACTGTGGCGTCGTCCCCGATCCGACGCCGTCGCAACTGGCCGAGATCGCCATCGCTTCGGCAGAAAGTGCACGCCTGCTCCTGGAGGTTGAGCCGCGCGTCGCCCTGCTGTCGTTTTCCACCAAAGGAAGCGCCGACCATCCTTCGGTGGATAAAGTGGTCGAAGCCCTGCGCACGATTCGCGCCCGCGCCCCGCACCTCATCGTGGATGGCGAGCTGCAGGCTGATGCCGCTCTCGTCCCCGACGTGGGAGCGAAAAAAGCACCGGGCTCGCCCGTGGCCGGTCGCGCCAACGTCCTGATCTTCCCCGACCTCAATTCGGGAAACATCGCCTACAAACTCACCGAACGCCTGGCGCGCGCCACCGCCATCGGACCCATCCTCCAGGGATTGAAGAAACCGGCCAACGACCTCTCGCGGGGATGCAAAACCGAAGACATCCTCGCCGCCATCGCCATCACCGCCGTTCAAGCCCAGACTCAAGATAAACTATGACCGATCCATCGGAAAAAGTTTCCCCGCCGCCCGCTTCCCTCTCCTGCCGGTGTTGGCGCGATCTCAGGCGGACCATTCGATTGCTGCCCCCGCTTCTTCTCCTGCCGTGGATGGGAAGTGGAGGGATGATCCCCTTCCCGATACAAGGTCCTCTCATCCGATCAGAAGAAGTCAAGGTCGCCGAGGTGCTGGACGGCGATACCATCGAAGTGTTCCGCTCGGATGAATCGCGGGAAATAATTCGTTATCTGGCGATCGCGGCACCGGAAGCGAAGACGGCTTGCGGGGAAGACGCCCACCAATACCATGCCACATTGCTCAGAGGCAAGACCGTGTGGATCGAATGGCAGGAGGAAAACGGGAAGGCAGCGAGGGATCGGGACAAAAGGCTGCTCGCTTATGTTTATCGAGACAGAGAACGGCAAGATCTCGTGGCCCTGGAACTTGTGCGCGAGGGCCACGCTCGAATTGACCTCCGAGGTCTCACAAATATGACACCTCCCGACGATTTCCGGCTCAAATGGCTGAACCCACTGAGGCAGGCACAGCGAGACGCAGCGAAAACGCGGCGAGGATGCTGGCGAAAGCCTGAGTGGTGCGGGTCGGCCGACCTGGTGATTGCCTTCATCACGTTCTGGGGTCGGGATGAGATCGTTGAGCTTGTCAACCGCAGCGAGCAGCCCGTGAGCCTAGAACACTTCACGCTCGAAGACAATAAAAAAGGGAAGCCCAACACTATTTCCTTCCAACGATTGATTGAGCCATCCCTTCGCATCCTTCCCCCCCAAGCCGTTTTTCGAGTTCACTCGGGTCCGGCGAACTCGGGGAAGAAGCCTTGCGTAATGAGGGAGCACTCCAGGAAGCTGGACTGCTTCTGGACGAACAAATTCATCTGGGATAACGGCGGCGATCGGGCTGTTCTTAAAAACGCGAAGGGAGATGTAATCTGCGCGTACCAATATAAAGGCCGATAGGAACGGTCGGCCACGTCCTCCTTTGGGAAGTTCCCGCAGATAAAGTCTCATCACGCCGCTTATCAGTGGCCGATACCACTCTCCTTCTTTCCTACAGATGGGACTCCTGAGCGCCCCCTCTTACGAAAAAGGGAGAAGGTGGTGTTGGGCGAAACTGAAAGAGCGATCTTTCCCGACGACGAGATGGTCCACGACGCGAATGTCGAGAGGACGGGCTGCGTCCACCAGGATTCGCGTGAGGCGTTTGTCGTCTTCGGATGGTTCAGGATGGCCGCTCGGATGATTGTGAATGAGAATGAGCCCTGAGGCATGATGCGCCAGAGCGGATTCGATGACGCGCCGGG
Coding sequences within it:
- a CDS encoding phosphotyrosine protein phosphatase, producing MKKKILFVCTSNQHRSPTAQSLLARHPRYEARSAGISSLSAQVVTRELLEWADLIFVMDEQFDHHRRYLLEMFPDLPGLADKIIVLGIPDIYQRDDPELVRRLREKLARYLPDLDVGWP
- a CDS encoding glycosyltransferase family 2 protein → MAMTPERLRPLSVVIPTWNGRALLEEHLPTVLAAGEAYERVSATPVEIVVVDDGSEDDTAAWLRRMYPRVRLIVKPANDGFAAACNVGFRESRHPIVVLLNNDVAVAPDVLLHLAPHFSDPRVFAVTCRALWPDSNRLASGGKIGKFARGFWRIHHNYDADPNRSRPPYYSIVASGGFSAFDREKVIALGGFDELLGPFYWEDVELSLRAWRRGWTILYEPRAIVYHQASRTIGRCFSPAYVRMVNQRNRLLTHWIHLDDPLWLLAHGAMVLVLTAGALVRGDRAFLRAVAQALGHIPEVRRRRRRERQAGKLTGREIAAFFRSVRPGS
- the dtd gene encoding D-aminoacyl-tRNA deacylase produces the protein MRAVVQRVKWARVRVNDIVVGEIGPGVLVLLGVGVGDTPADADYLVDKIVNLRIFDDEQGKMNRSVLDVGGGVLVVSQFTLYGDCRRGRRPSYSEAAPPEMARALYDYFVERVKRSPLRVETGMFQEMMDVELLNDGPVTLLLDSRKTF
- the tsaA gene encoding tRNA (N6-threonylcarbamoyladenosine(37)-N6)-methyltransferase TrmO, whose product is MKRAEITPIGIVRSEAKDREFMTTFGLPAVVDVFPEYAEGLRHLEKHSHLWVLAWLHEADRTRLLVTPRGVTDRSEAGLHGVFAVRSPTRPNPIAMTAARIVRIEGTRIHLDRLDFIDGTPVIDLKPYFRSRDAIYAARNIQIGRPANRQALLESLLYQAENFHGERCGGLALGARLVEHLRSQFFDYAELDTCRARVPASSGCLIDSVMMLVRVTPGRATLQFHEENTVLFLTPQGNYEYRLHEPGRRWSDWNDLPFDDVVSAEEATLFSVTVGRPSSTG
- a CDS encoding acetyl-CoA carboxylase carboxyltransferase subunit alpha, yielding MAEEREMLRAELASLEQRLAELAATAATPEEQKELNELRARVERLKQEVQPLTAIERVRLARHDGRPYTLDFISYLFEDFSEIHGDRRFADDPAIVCGMARFHGEPVLVVGHQKGRTVKQRQFRNFGMPKPEGYRKALRAMKLAEKFGRPVFTFIDTMGAYPGIDAEERGQAEAIAVNLREMARLRVPIIVTITGEGGSGGALAIGVGDVIYMLENAIYSVISPEGCAAILWKDASRADRAAEALKLTAQDLLQLGIIDRIVPEPPGGAHTDHRRSAEILDGYLAEALAQLKDLPVDELLERRYHKFRVMGHFIEASEDLLRTLTAGASPSGDSR
- a CDS encoding DUF302 domain-containing protein, which produces MDAFEKTVTTSKSFDEAVAAIEQKAAEKGFRVLHTHDVAAMLTEKGFPREPLKIIEICNARYASQVLDKDVKISLMLPCPISVYTQQGQTHISTLLPTSLVQFFPRAGIEEIAAEVERIVLEIIEEAR
- a CDS encoding sigma-70 family RNA polymerase sigma factor, with protein sequence MEYDDHQLIEDLKQAREEAFDKFLDRYGDRLYRFAARMCRNEEDARDVVQETLIALFRSLKTYRGEGRFQTWLFTIASNACRKMKRRGKFDPDEEISLDQFLPGDQETARIFDVADESPTPEAALLNAELKAVVEAAIADLPPKYRIVLVLRDMEQLSTDEVAQILRLSPEAVKSRLHRARLSVRQKLMQYWRAHRVQPPGMTGSLLH
- a CDS encoding nicotinate phosphoribosyltransferase; the encoded protein is MMHRSRALATDLYELTMAAAYFENGLDHPASFEVFVRWMPPHRSYLVAAGLAQVIEYLSELRFTESDLEFLRRLPVFRHVSDRFFDYLKDFRFSGEVWAIPEGTIFFPNEPILRITAPIIEAQILETYTLSFLNFESSIASKAARMVDAARGRAIIEFGARRAHGMTAALYAARAAYIGGCVGTSLVEAGYLFGIPIYGTAAHSWNMAFDDELDAFRAYLRVFPETTTLLIDTYDTLQGARKATMLGPQIRGVRLDSGDLGRLSKEVRAILDAAGMQDTKIVASGDLNEYKIEELIAEGAPIDIFGVGTQLSTSYDAPALGGVYKLVEEVVNGEKVYKMKLSTEKSHYPGCKQVWRTSDDSGTYLFDTITLADDDPVPGALPLMERIMVEGRLVIAYPTLEEIRQRFLTNLERLPLRYRRLRGAESYPVRVSPRLEELRQRVIAQLTAPVAPSSRS